The nucleotide window ATCAACAACGACATAAGTGTGAGGCTATTTCAGGTACTGTAAtacatttcaagaaaaaagtaaCGTACAGGCTTACGGGAGCAATATTCATTCAGCTACTCAAATGTCATTTAATATGAAACTTAAATTTTTCTCCTCAATCCACAGTACAAGGTATTCTGATTAATATGTGGTTGACTAAAGAGCatgaaagaaaatacaacagATATCCTGGATAATTTCAAGGAACGCTGGAAGATTAGGTCACTTCTACAGATTTTCCTGAAGAGGGCTTTATGACCACCCTTCCTAAGGACTGTAACTTTTTGCCTTCCAACTGTATTATGTACTTGTACGCATCTGCATTTTCCTAGTATATTGATTGTttccatttacctttatttaaaaataaaggtcATATTATACAGATGACCATCAGCATACTTGCTGGTTATATATTCTgtaaaaaatccaaataaagcAATAATATAGATACTCAAAGACTTAGCTTAACACcgggtggtacagtggcacagcaagtagcactgctgtctcatagcgcctgggtgatgcgagaggacgtggcttcgatctccactcagtctttgtggagtttgcatgttctccctgtttctgcgtgggtttcctccggatgctctggttcccccccaccacagtccaaagacatgctgttcaggttcacccacagtgtgtgagtgacagcgagtgtgtgtgtgtgtgtttcactgatgtatggatgagtgacccattgtaagtagtgtatctagcagtgtaagtcaccttggtgaataaggtgtgtgggctgacaacactagagttcactggaagttgctttagagaaaaagtatctgctaaataaatgtaatgtaaaataaccAGCAAATAATGTGTTAGAGGTCACAATTTAAAGGTACTATAATTGTTCAAGCACACCCAGGATTCTTTAAATGCTTCATTATACACCTGACAAGCTGTCACAGGTGCTATGACATACCTGGATTTGATCAGTCCTTGCTCCACCCCCCAGGCCATCTCTTTCACAGCATTGGTGATTTCATGTCTAGAAGTATAGGCAAAGCAAACATTCAGGAAACACCTGTTGAACAAGAAAACAACTGCAATTAATGGAATGTGTGCACTTAAGAGTTAATAGAGGACTCCAGCTCTGCATCGTGATTCAACACACTGGGAAACACCAATGCTACTCTACTTTGACAGTGTAGCAAGATGGCGGTGCGGTAGCACACAGCTGCCACTTCGGGTCCTTAAATCGTGTCAGCATCCTGTCCTATGTATtgatttactgtcttgtactcctgttctgcgTTGCACCGtggtctctggagaaacaagatttcgttccactgtatacaagctgtatagaggaatgacaaaaactTGAACAAATGGATATTGAAATTATGATGTGTcagttggagcagctgccattGTTTGACAGCAgggttatatttttaaatatctaaaTTAAGGTGCTCCTAACATTACGTTAATTTAGGGAGAACTGCCTTCCACTCATGCTGTTGGGTACAGCAGAGTGTCAACTTGCACAGGGACAGAAATAGCACACAAAGGCAAATACTGTGCATAACCTGTTCAATGGAATATGCTGTACTAAGTTTGACTTTGCAGAATACATACAATAAGCAGCATACAGAACACACTAATTACTCAAAAATTAAGTGTAAAAATACACTAATATACATTCTgctattacatttacttagcagatgcttttctccaaagtgacttccaatgaactatgtagtgttatcagcccacacacaccttattcatcgcagtgacttacactgctagatacactacttacaatgggtcactcatccatacatcagtggaacacacacacacacacacacacacacacacacacacacacacacacacactatgggtgaacctgaacaccctATTTCACTCTATGAGATGTCCAGGGGTACAATGAGTCAAAGCGTTGATATAGGGCACTGTCAGCTCATTTTACATGTAGCGCATTCACAAGTGTTAATCATGTGAAGAATTtaattctgtacatttttcccctcaaaaaaaattaaattaaaaaaaaaattagtggtGTCCTGCACAAAGCTGAGactgcacaaaataaaatttgcacTGCAAAAATGGAGGAAACATGGAAGAGGTTTCAAGCTTTGGTGTTTTCCCCAGATGTTTTCCGGTGTTCTCCAGAATACCTGTGGTGACTCCCGCAGTTAAGAAGAAAAACCACTACAATGGTTagtgaaaatactgtattccCCTTTACAATAAGATTGACTCATTCAGTACAATAACAGTTATGTTACttccacaacaggtattttattcactgcttaCCATGTCTCAACTctgcaaaacatgcaaacactatgtgcttcttccataacaaatttttcaaattcattCACATATggctgaagaggaggagggctTACTTGTTGTGTGTCCTGGTGGCAACCACAGCCTGGGCAATGAGCTGCTGGAGGTCCAGAGGTAGCAGCTCCAGATCGCCCAGCACTCGAATACAAACCCCATGCTTCTCCAGGTTTTCCCTGGTGTCAGACATACAAGATTAATTCATACGAGAGAGGCAATGAAATGTAGAGTCTTCCATTTAGCACCTCAAATTGTGTATGTCTTAGTTGGGCAAATGAGGTCAAGCTATATGCTCTACAGGTCAACATGGTCTCATCTGGGAACGTTTTAGTTACCAAGCAATACCCTTGCTCATCTTTATATTACATGAAGTTTCTAACTAAATAACAAATTAACTTTATGTAATCTCAAAAACCTTCTGTACAGAAGtctcagttttacatttatattatgtgGCAGTCTTTTTGCGCATGCCTATGGTATGCCAGTATTCCAAGGGGGGGGAAACCATCTCAGAACTTGCTAGAATGTCCATGATCAGGGAACAGTGACAGCAATGAGCCACTTGTGATTAGCAATGCTAATCCTTATGATGAGCATTTTAAGCCTTAGATCCCAAATACTCACTGCTCCTCCAAAAGCTTCTTGAACTTCTGCCTAGCTAGCTCCATCAGGCCATCCACCTCCTCTTTTGAACGCTTGAAGTTCTCAATGCTGAAAGCATAAACTGTCACCTCCCGGATGTTTAGGTTCAAGCACCAGCGCAGCGTCTGTCAGAGATTGTGGAGTATTATTATtctactcatccatgcatttttagttaaccacttgttcagggttgcagcagtctggagcatatcctggaaacatagaaTGTAAAGCTGGATATAGCCTGGACAGGCGCCACACGCCACACGCAGGCGCCATACGCAGGCTTCCATACTATGGGCAACATAGAGTCACCAACTTAGATGAAATGTAAGTCTATgaactatgggaagaaaccagagcaggtgGAGGAAAGCCACAGAAACATAGGGGCtgcgtgcaaactccacagagacaccAGCACTGTCCATTCCATCATCAtattaatcatttagctgacatctttgttcaagttgctttagaaTGTTGGAAGTAGAAGCAAAATTGCTGGGACAGCACAAAGgaaacatacaaaatacatGCGTTACAGAAGTAACGCCAGGTACGCAAGCACACTTACAAACTGTATTTGATACTTAAACTTTCTCACCTCTGCCAGCTTTTCAAAGCCCTGTGTATGCCCCTCCTGGCGCTCCACATGCCGTTTGCGGGCGTATCGCCGGTTACCATCCATGATGAAAGCCACATGCTTAGGCATTGGGCCAGCCTGAAGGACCATTGCGCTTCATTAGCATTCACAGACATGCACGACTCACAGGCTGGAATGACATTAGCGCCATGTGTCTAACTGTACACCTGATAGATACCagagcaagacacacacacatacatatatatacacacacacacatatatatatatatatatatatatatatatatatatatatatatatatatatatatatataaagatacACAGTTTGAAGGGCAAATTCTGATTCTGAAGTCTGCACTGGTTCAGTCAAATTCACAAACATTTTGGAGCTTTGAAACAGGAAATACAAACAGCAGCATAAAGCACAGAGGATCTAATGTGGCAGCAGTGATGTGGGTGAAGGAGAGGAGCACACCTTCAGTATGTTGGCAGAGAGCCTCTCAATGAAGCTCAACTCCCCCTCTCGTATCCATGACATCTTGTGGCTCCGGAACGTACTCAAGAGGGCAAAACCTACAAACCTCACAAAGCAGTTTGGCCAAATACGCTACATTTGAACGCACCAGAAAATCCATGTGGAGAATAAAGAACAACTTTAAAGAGAAAGCAAAGACCCAAAGCAGATGGAGCAGTTAGAGCTGCAAGTTTGCATCCTAATCCTCTGGAGCTTGAGAGAAGACGAGACTTATGCAAAGTTGGACACAACAGTAAAAGTCCTCATGTAAAGATCTGAGGTTGTACTTACACCTGGGGACTGTACTGTCCCTAAGAGACTGTCCCTCCTTAGAGGCCCTGCCACCCCATGGGCAGCAGCAACCCCAGTGCAGGTTACACAACCCCCTCCCCACTCTCTGCATTTACACATCACACAACATGCTACTAATGACCTTCATTTAACTGTCCAAGCCTGGTGTCCTGCCATGCTAAATGAtcagctttacactgatttaccccatACATAGCCTGTATAATTACTACTAGATACTCAGTCTGACCACAGAGTTATGGTATCACTCAACTATCTGAGTATTTTTCATTGGAAGAGGGAGTGCTGTAGACTAGCAATGCAGCTCCCATGAACACTGAGCAGGACATTTAGTGTTACTGAAAACGTATTAGTCACATGAGAGAGAAGCTGAAGCAGTGGAGCTCTTCTTGCAACCCTTTCGgaccattccattccattccattccattccattcgtTCTGCTGTGCTAGCTCGCTCAAAAACCCCATAATTCCAGAAAACAATCCGTTATTTTAACGGTAGTGATACACGTAACACGCAAAGAGATTAGTATGACCCGTACCTCCCACTTGATAAGGCTTTTCCAGAAGCGCTGAAGTGCAGACGACCCTCAGCACAGCACTAATATGGACTGCAGCTTCTCTTTCTGATGACGTCTTCTTCCGCGTGACACGATGACGCACAATATCAGCGACGATCTTTTTTGTTGTGACGTTTATTTGACTCGCCAACCGTTCCCTGTAATAGTATCGGTGTTGTGTGAAATTACCGTTTTCACAACTGCCCATCTAGATAGAAAATGAGTTACGTGCATGTTACTACGGAATCGGCGACAGA belongs to Scleropages formosus chromosome 18, fSclFor1.1, whole genome shotgun sequence and includes:
- the dhdds gene encoding dehydrodolichyl diphosphate synthase complex subunit DHDDS, encoding MSWIREGELSFIERLSANILKAGPMPKHVAFIMDGNRRYARKRHVERQEGHTQGFEKLAETLRWCLNLNIREVTVYAFSIENFKRSKEEVDGLMELARQKFKKLLEEQENLEKHGVCIRVLGDLELLPLDLQQLIAQAVVATRTHNKCFLNVCFAYTSRHEITNAVKEMAWGVEQGLIKSSDVSESLLSKCLYSSSSPDPDLLIRTSGEVRLSDFLLWQTSYSCLVFQSVLWPEYSFWNLCEAILQYQLNYQSLQRAQEQHWEEQALQQLEADRSCVAELMRQHGSGTVADTQDRRKLLLSYTLKREERVQGFLSALQNKRDSFFHNLTSQAVLA